The following are from one region of the Oncorhynchus masou masou isolate Uvic2021 unplaced genomic scaffold, UVic_Omas_1.1 unplaced_scaffold_769, whole genome shotgun sequence genome:
- the LOC135537413 gene encoding protein-lysine methyltransferase METTL21E-like has translation MNAVLTQAVQTEEDAETEGVDADLAAAIMSRRIIQSLITVEAWEGYTFADHQIKIKESHDLYGAVMWPSAIVLCYFLDTHRDTYNLLDKNVIELGAGTGLVSIVTSLLGAKVTSTDLPEVLSNLQYNVLRNTRGYCRHAPRVAELSWGKELEQRFPQAACHYDYVFAADVVYCHPYLVELLDTFDHLCQDGTEILWAMRFRLDRENQFVERFQTRFHLDELYDLPSLSIKLYRASRKEVGRKTRSGEAA, from the exons ATGAACGCCGTCCTGACCCAGGCTGTCCAGACTGAGGAAGATGCTGAAACAGAGG GTGTGGATGCTGATCTGGCAGCTGCCATCATGTCCAGGAGGATCATCCAGTCTCTGATCACCGTGGAGGCCTGGGAGGGATACACCTTCGCTGACCATCAGATCAAGATCAAGGAGTCACATGACCTCTACGGAGCTGTGATGTGGCCCTCG GCCATAGTCCTGTGTTACTTCCTGGATACGCACCGTGACACTTACAACCTGTTGGACAAGAACGTCATCGAGCTGGGCGCCGGGACCGGTCTGGTCTCCATAGTTACAAGCCTTCTAG GTGCCAAGGTGACGTCCACAGACCTGCCGGAGGTGCTGAGTAACCTGCAGTATAACGTACTGCGTAACACCAGGGGTTACTGTCGACATGCTCCTCGTGTcgctgagctgtcctgggggaaGGAGCTGGAACAACGCTTCCCTCAGGCTGCCTGTCACTACGACTACGTGTTCGCTGCCGATGTGGTGTACTGCCACCCCTACCTGGTGGAACTCTTGGACACCTTCGATCACCTGTGTCAGGACGGGACAGAGATCCTCTGGGCCATGAGGTTCCGTCTGGACAGAGAGAACCAGTTCGTAGAACGGTTCCAGACCAGGTTCCATCTGGATGAACTGTACGATCTGCCCAGTCTCAGTATCAAACTGTACCGAGCATCAAGGAAGGAGGTGGGGAGGAAGACACGGTCTGGAGAGGCAGCTTAA
- the LOC135537417 gene encoding protein-lysine methyltransferase METTL21C-like, which yields MDPLRTPHQEEEKDEEDEKDDDEESDEEEDEEEEDEEEDEDEEDNSETTVIDGEEESDDKAQETEPQQQKEQAWAPTTYSKFGKEVFCYVGEEISIFEALDSYGAVIWPAALALCHYLETNVEQLNLADKAVLELGAGPGLVSIVATLLGAWVTATDLPEIIGNLRANLLRNTRGRCRNTPQAAALSWGPDVERIYPRSVYRYDYVLAADVVYHHDYLEELLFTMRYFCRPGTTLIWANKVRFPTDLAFTEDFKNTFNTTLLAEMGEVQIFMATCRETEDHLQHHPAG from the exons ATGGATCCTTTACGCACACCTCAccaagaggaggagaaagatgaggaggatgagaaggatgatgatgaggagtcagatgaggaggaagatgaagaggaggaagatgaagaggaagaTGAAGATGAGGAAGATAATAGCGAGACAACAGTGATAGACGGTGAGGAGGAATCAGATGACAAAGCCCAGGAGACTGAACCCCAGCAGCAGAAGGAGCAGGCCTGGGCCCCCACTACCTACTCCAAGTTTGGTAAAGAGGTGTTTTGCTACGTAGGAGAGGAGATCAGCATCTTTGAGGCCTTGGACTCTTACGGTGCTGTCATCTGGCCAGCG GCGTTGGCTCTGTGTCACTACCTAGAGACCAACGTTGAGCAGTTGAACCTGGCGGACAAGGCAGTGCTGGAGCTCGGAGCAGGTCCTGGCCTAGTGTCTATTGTAGCCACACTCCTAG GTGCCTGGGTCACAGCTACAGACCTACCAGAGATCATAGGTAACCTGAGAGCCAACCTGCTCCGTAACACAAGAGGGCGTTGTAGGAACACTCCCCAAGCTGCAGCTCTGTCCTGGGGTCCTGACGTGGAACGCATCTACCCTAGATCTGTCTATCGCTATGACTACGTGCTGGCGGCTGACGTGGTGTATCACCATGACTACCTGGAAGAGCTGCTGTTCACCATGAGATACTTCTGCCGTCCAG GAACCACTCTGATCTGGGCCAACAAGGTCCGTTTTCCCACAGACCTGGCATTCACTGAGGACTTCAAGAACACCTTCAACACCACCCTgctggctgagatgggagaggttCAGATCTTCATGGCcacatgcagagagacagaggatcaCCTACAACACCACCCTgctggctga